A region of the Pseudomonas anguilliseptica genome:
TCCGGCTCGTTACTGCAGGCCAGCACCACTCCGTTCGTACTCAGCAGCTCGGGTAGGCGGCGCAGCACCTTGGGGTAGTCCTTGCTCAACACAAAGCTGCCGCGCTGGAACGACGGCGGGTCGATGATGATCAGGTCATAGGGGCCGTGCTTGCCTACCTTGCCCCAGGACTTGAACAGGTCGTGGCCGAGAAACACCACCTGGCTGAGATCGTGCTGGTTCAGCCGATGATTATCGCGCCCCCGGCTAAGCGCGGCCCTGGCCATATCCAAATTGACCACCTGGCGCGCGCCCCCGGCCAGTGCGGCCACGGAAAATCCGCAGGTGTAGGCGAACAGGTTGAGCACGCGTTTGCCCGCCGCCTGGGCTTGTACCCATTGACGGCCATAACGCATATCGAGAAACAGCCCACTGTTCTGCTTTTTTCCCAGGTCGAGGCGGTAGTGCAGGCCGTGCTCGCAGATATCCCAGTGCTCAACCGCTTCGCCGATCAGCCACCGCGTCGGGCTCTCCGGCAGGTAGCGCTGCTGCAGCAACAGGCTGTGTGCACCGCTGTGCTGCCAGACGGCGGATTGCCCGAGGTCGAGCAGCATCTGCTGTAATGCAGCCAGTTCGGCATCGCTTACCGGCTTGAACAACGCCACTAGCAGCAAGCCTTGCAGCCAGTCCACTGTGATCTGCTCCAGCCCATGCCAGCAGCGGCCACGGCCGTGAAACAGGCGACGGGTTTCACTGGGCGGTGCAGTCAGGGCGTCAAACAGCTGTTGCTGGAGGGTGAGAAGGGCGTCTGGGGTCATGGGCTGTGGTCAGTTTGGCGAGGCGGCGATTTTAACAGGCGACCGCCTAGAATCGTCTTTGTCGATCATTGTTATCGGTAAAGGCGTTTGGCGTTACGCCTGGCAAGTGCCTAGCATTGCCCTCTTTCACACCCTGCATATAAGGAATGCCCATGCACATCGACGAAGCCATCCGCAGCCGCCGCGCCGTCAAAGGTTATGACCCGACCTTTACCCTGAGTGATACCGAGAAGGATGAACTGCTGCAACTGGCGCTGCTCGCTCCGTCTGCGTTCAACCTGCAGCACGTGCGTTTGGTTGAAGTCAGCGATCCGGCACTGCGCCAGCAGCTGCGTGAAGTCGCCTGGGGCCAGGCGCAGGTGACCGACGCCTCAATGCTGGTGGTGGTGTGCGCCAAACTCGACAGCTGGCAGGAGGATGTCGGCCGCGTCTGGGACGGCGCTCCCGCGGAAGTACAGGCCTATATGGCAGGCGCCATCGACACCTATTACCGCGACAAACCGCAGGTGCAGCGCGATGAAACCATGCGCAGCTGCGGCCTGATGGCACAGACCCTGATGCTCGCCGCACGCGGCAAGGGCCTGGATTCCTGTCCGATGGACGGCTTTGATTTCGATGCGGTGGGCAAGTTGATCAACCTGCCTGAAAACCATGTCATCGCCCTGATGGTCGCGGTTGGCAAGAAGACCATTGGGCCCAAACCGCGCATCGGCAAACTGCCGTACAGCGAGGTGGTGTTGCGCAATCGCTTCTGATCGCTGGGCAGATTGTTGAGCGTTCTGGTCATTGTTCAGCCATAACTGTGGTCAGCCTGCGGCTGATCACACCACTAAAGGTTGGATGACAAACGCGTATTAGGGGGTGAATCTGGCGGGCATACGGGGGCTACACATGGCCCCGCAGCCATAACAAGAAGCCTGAGGAGCCCCCATGTCTACCGAGCATCTGGACGTCTTGACCATTGGTGCCGGCCTGTCCGGCATCGGTGCGGCCTATCACCTGATGAAACACTGCCCCGGCAAGCGCTTCGCCATCCTCGAAGGTCGGGAAGCCCTGGGCGGTACCTGGGATCTGTTCCGTTACCCGGGCATCCGTTCCGACTCGGATATGTTCACCCTCGGCTACAACTTCAAACCCTGGACCAATCCGCTGGCTATTGCCGACGGCCCGTCGATCCGCAGCTACATCGAGGAAACGGCCCAGGAAAACGGTATTCAGGAGAAGATCCGCTTCCGCCACAAGGTGCTCAAGGCCGACTGGTGCAGCGAGCGCGCCACCTGGACCCTGCAGGTGCGGCGCGGCGATGAATCGGAGCCGATCAGACTGAGCTGTCAGCACCTGCTGCTGTGCACCGGCTATTACCGTTATGAAGCGGGCTACACCCCTGAATTCAAAGGCCGCGAACAGTTCCAGGGCGAATTTATCCACCCGCAGCTGTGGCCGGAAAACTTTGATTACAGCGGCAAGAACGTGGTGGTGATCGGCAGCGGCGCGACGGCAGTGACCCTGGTGCCGGCGATGACCGACAAGGCCAGGCACGTGACCATGCTGCAACGCTCGCCGACCTATGTGGTGAGCCTGCCGCAGGGTGATCCGATCTCTGACGTGCTACGCAAGTTTCTGCCGGAAACCTGGGTCTATCGCCTGGCGCGCACCCGCCAGGTGGCGATACAGCTGGGCTTTTACAAGCTCGCCAAGGCATTCCCCAACCTGGTGCGCAAGGCGTTGCTGGGTCTTGCCCGGCATCAGCTGGGCAAGGACTTCGATATGCGCCACTTCAGCCCGCACTACAAACCCTGGGATGAACGGGTGTGTGCGGTGCCCAATGGCGATCTGTTCAAGGTGCTGCGCAACGGCAAAGCGTCGGTGGTGACTGAACATATTGATGGCTTTACCGCCAAGGGCATTCGCCTGAAGTCCGGTGAGGAGCTGCCGGCGGATGTGATCATAAGCGCCACGGGTCTGGAGTTGCAGCTGTTTGGCGGCATGCAGGTGGCGGTCGATGGCGTGCCCTTCGATGCGGCCAAGAGCATGGGCTATCGCGGCATCATGCTGCGCGATCTGCCCAATACCGCCGTGGTGCTGGGCTACACCAACGCCAGCTGGACGCTCAAAGCGGACCTTT
Encoded here:
- a CDS encoding nitroreductase family protein; its protein translation is MHIDEAIRSRRAVKGYDPTFTLSDTEKDELLQLALLAPSAFNLQHVRLVEVSDPALRQQLREVAWGQAQVTDASMLVVVCAKLDSWQEDVGRVWDGAPAEVQAYMAGAIDTYYRDKPQVQRDETMRSCGLMAQTLMLAARGKGLDSCPMDGFDFDAVGKLINLPENHVIALMVAVGKKTIGPKPRIGKLPYSEVVLRNRF
- a CDS encoding flavin-containing monooxygenase — protein: MSTEHLDVLTIGAGLSGIGAAYHLMKHCPGKRFAILEGREALGGTWDLFRYPGIRSDSDMFTLGYNFKPWTNPLAIADGPSIRSYIEETAQENGIQEKIRFRHKVLKADWCSERATWTLQVRRGDESEPIRLSCQHLLLCTGYYRYEAGYTPEFKGREQFQGEFIHPQLWPENFDYSGKNVVVIGSGATAVTLVPAMTDKARHVTMLQRSPTYVVSLPQGDPISDVLRKFLPETWVYRLARTRQVAIQLGFYKLAKAFPNLVRKALLGLARHQLGKDFDMRHFSPHYKPWDERVCAVPNGDLFKVLRNGKASVVTEHIDGFTAKGIRLKSGEELPADVIISATGLELQLFGGMQVAVDGVPFDAAKSMGYRGIMLRDLPNTAVVLGYTNASWTLKADLSSEYFCRLINHMDANGMRQCTPRDTARQVKNAPFLDLASGYIKRVADKIPSQGDRAPWKLYQNYLLDLALLRYGEVEDGYLEFSSPHVGESASTATAV
- a CDS encoding class I SAM-dependent methyltransferase translates to MTPDALLTLQQQLFDALTAPPSETRRLFHGRGRCWHGLEQITVDWLQGLLLVALFKPVSDAELAALQQMLLDLGQSAVWQHSGAHSLLLQQRYLPESPTRWLIGEAVEHWDICEHGLHYRLDLGKKQNSGLFLDMRYGRQWVQAQAAGKRVLNLFAYTCGFSVAALAGGARQVVNLDMARAALSRGRDNHRLNQHDLSQVVFLGHDLFKSWGKVGKHGPYDLIIIDPPSFQRGSFVLSKDYPKVLRRLPELLSTNGVVLACSNEPEIGPDYLIQAMASEAPSLRFSERLQNPPEFPDSQPDSALKALVFSRY